Genomic window (Thomasclavelia spiroformis DSM 1552):
TCATTTACATCTTTTATACCTAACCCCCGTATATAACCGTCACTTTGCCCATGTGCACAAGCGTCTATTAGCAATATATTCCATGAAGGATAACGTTCTTTAAAAAAAGGAACATATAAAGACATATCTTTCGCTTCTAATGCAAAAGGATGTAAAATTATTAAAGTTTTTGTAGCACTTGTTTCTTCAACTAAAATTCCTCTTAATCGAATATCTTGTTTATTCTTTATATATATACTTTTACTTCTATATTTTGTTTCTAAAATACTTGGTTTATCATCATCTTTATGATGACGATATATTATTGATTTAACAGTTCGATTAACAAACATATTTAAAGCTCCTGCTCCTGATGCTAATCCCGCTAAAACTGCTAAAGAAGTAACTACTTTTTTTCCTTTATTATTCATTTTTTCCATACTCCTTATAATTTTCCATTAATAATCTATTTATATTGCTTACTTGCTCAAATGAGCTTAAGCGATATTCATCATGCTCCATTCTACCTGCATAAAATCTAATGGCTTTTTCCAATTCTTCTCGTATTTTTTCATGATATTCTTTAGGAAATGTTGAAATTGGAAAACAAACAAAAACAAATGTATTATAGTCTTTCGAAAATAAATTAATTAATAAATCATATCCTTCGCTTCTTACTATTGAATTACCGATTGCTAATTGTAAATCATGATTTGCAAATGTTAACATATCATTCATGACAAATCTTATTACATCCATTGATGCTTCTTTAAATGCTTCATGATCACTTTCAAAAATAGCTTTTAAATATGCAACTACAATATTTTTATCTTTATTATTATCTTTAAGATAATTATCTACATATTTAAAAATTGCCTTAGTTACTCTATAATGAGATAATACTAAATTTCCAAAATCAGTCATGATTGCAAAAGCAAATCTTTGAGATGTACATAACTTCCAAATTGCTTCCAATAAATATTCTTTAACTTGATCATAAAAAACATCAAGTTTTTCAAAAACCATCCTAATAATTCTTCTAAAATAATATAAATGAAATTGATATTGAGTATCTAAATATTTTGCCGTCGTTCCATCCCATTCATATTCATATAAAATTTTATCAAGTAATAAATTAACTGAATCAATAAATTTTCTATAATTTTTCATTTTCATTAGCTTTTCTAAATATGGCATAAATATTTCATAAAATTCATCTATTGTTTCTTGATTAATACCTCTATGATATTCTAAATAATCAAGGATATTTCGATAATCTAAAGGTTCTAACATTATTTCTGTGTTTTTACTATCAATATATTCTTGGAAATCATCACATTTTAAAATCGTATGATATTCATTAATATATAATATTTGTTTTAAAGCATCTTTAGTAATATATTCTTCTTCCTGTTCATGAAGATCCACTGAAAACACACTTTTTATTTCTGAACCAGAATAATCTAATGTTAAAAATACATTAATCTCTCTAAATTGAATATCTCTAATATAGTAATGAAATTTATGTTCATATTGTTTTGTTTGAACACAACTATGACATCTATATTTTCCCTGATAATTACTTTTATGTTCTTCTAAATATTTGTGAATACAGACATGCATCATATTTTCACCCCCCTTATAGGAATATTTTACCACTTATAATAAAATATTAAAACTAATAAAAATATCAACTTTATATATTAGTTTTTTGTTACTAATTGAGAGTTATAATTAAATTATATACATTATTTTTAGATAATATGCCTTTTCATTTATTATAATTAAATTTTTTGTATTTAAAAATTCTAATCATAAAATACCTCATATAAATATAATCCTTGTGGTTTTGCTTTAAATAAGCATTTTTCTTTACCTTTACTATCTAAAAATTCTTGTAATCTTTTTTTTGTTATTCTTTTAGCACCGACTTGTATCAAACCACCGACAATATGCCTTACCATATAACGTCTAAAACCGTTTCCAACTATGGTAAATGTTATAATTCCATTGTTATCTTCGATTAGTATTTTATATAATTCTCTAATTGTATTACCATATTGATCATAACTACAAAAAGATGCAAAGTCATGCTCTCCTATAAAAATATTTGCAGCATCTTTCATCAATTCTAAATCTAAGGGTCTACCATATTGATATATATAATTTGTTTCAAAAGGACTATACTCTTTTGTACTTAATAAATAACGATACTCTTTTTTTGTTGCACTATATCTACTATGAAAATCCTCGCTTACAAATAACGAATCCAATATATATATATCATTTGGTAAAAAATGATTTATTGCTCTTTTCCATTGTTTTTCAGGCATCTGTCTTAATGTATCAAAATGAAAAACTTGTTTATTTCCATGTACTTTGGCATCAGTTCTTCCTGAAGCATGAATTGTTACTTCTTCTTCACAAATCTTTTTTAATGCTTTTTGAATTTCTCCCTGAACAGTTCTTAATTTATTTTGAATTTGAAAACCATAAAATTTACTACCGTCGTAACTAACTATACATTTTACTCTAACCATTACAATATAAAACTAAGTGTTATAACACATCCTGATACTATAGCTGTAATGATGAATGCTAAAGTGTCAGTTCTCCTCCATTTTAATGTTTTATAACGTGTTCTTTTAGCTTCTGGGTTATAGTTACGACTTTCCATTGCATTTGCTAAATCTTCTGCACGCTGAAATGCTGATATAAACAATGGTATAATCAGTGAAATAATAGCTTTTATTTTATCCGTTAATTTCCCCTCGCTAAAATCTACACCTCTACTTGCTTGTGCCTTCATTATTCTTTTAGCCTCATCTAATAAATCAGGAATAAATCTTAATGCAATCGAAATCATCATTGCAAGTTCATGAGATGGAAACCCAATTTTTTTTAATGGATTCAAGAGAGCTTCAATTGCAAGTGTAAGATCCAATGGCTTTGTTGAAGAAGTTAAAATTGTAGTCATAGTAATAATTAAAACTAATCTAATAAAAATATATGCTGATTGTAATAATGCATCAGAATATATTTTTATAAAACCAAGACTAACTAACAGTTCCCCTGTTTTAATTAAGAAAATATTAAATATCATTAAAAATAACATCATAAATAACATAGGTTTAACTGCTTTTAATATGTGCTTTAAGTTAATATTTGAAATAATTGTTGTGCCTATTGTAAATATAGCCATAATGGCATAGCCTATTGATCCTGCATCAAAAAATATTGCAATTAAAAATATTAATAATGCTAATATTTTTAATCTTGGGTCTAATTGATGTATTGTTGAGTTAATTGGTATATATTTACCAAATGTAATATTATCCATTTAACTCACCTCCAATGACATTTATAAGTTCATCAATATCTTTAATTGATGAATTAATATTAAAACCGCCTTTATTTAGTTTTAAAATAAAATCTGTAATAATTGGTAAATCAATTCCTAATTCATTTAAATACTCACTATCTTTAAAGATATTTGCAACAGAATCATGTCTTTCTACTTTTCCGTGATTCATAACAACAACTTCATCACAATATTGCAAAACATGATTCATATCATGAGTTACAAGAATAATTGTTTTACCAGATTTATTTATTTTCTTAAACAAATTCATCATTTCATTCGCCCCCTGTGGATCTAATCCTGCAGTTGGCTCATCAAGAATTAAAATATCCGGATCCATTGCTAAAATTCCTGCAATTGCAACTCTTCGTTTTTGCCCACCTGATAAATCAAATGGTGATTTGTCTAAATATGTTTCATCTAAACCTACAATGTTTATGACTTTTTTTGAAATTTGCTTGGCTTCATCCTCGCTAATTCCAAAATTTATTGGTCCAAAAATAATATCTTTTTCAATCGTTTCTTCAAATAATTGATATTCAGGAAATTGAAAAACTAACCCCGCTTTTTTTCTTAACATTTTAAGTCCACTAGGCTTATTTGCTGATGTAATTACATAATCATCAATTTCAATATTTCCACTGCTTGGAAGAAGTAGTGCATTAATATGTTGGATCAATGTACTTTTGCCACTTCCAGTTTGTCCTATAACTGCTGTAAAGCTACCGTTTTTAATATCTAAATTTACCCCTTTTAAAGCATGATAAGCAAATGGTGTACTTTCACTATATATATGCTCTACTTCTTTGAATGTAATTGACATAACTCTTTTACTAATTCCTCCATATCTAAAGTTCTACTAGTTTCAATATTTAACTTTCTTAAACTATTTGCTACCTTTAAAGCAAAAGGAATATCTAACTCATATTTGATCAAAATTTTTTCATCACTTAATATTTCTTGAGGTTTTCCAATTGCCATAACTTTACCGTTATTCATAACAATAATACGATCTGCATTTTTAGCTTCTTCAATATCATGAGTAATTGATATAATGGTCATTGTTTTTTCTTTATTTAATTTTCTTACTAAATTATTTATCTCACGCTTTCCTATAGGATCTAACATACTTGTTGCTTCGTCTAAAATAATTATTTTAGGATTCATTGCTAATATACCAGCAATCGCAACACGTTGTTTTTGACCTCCAGATAATTTTATTGGCTCATGATCTAAGAAATCTTGCATATCAACTTTACTGGCATAATTATTTATTATTTCGTCCATTTGATTTTGCGGAACACAATTATTTTCTAAACCAAACGCTATATCGTCTCGAACAGTGGCTCCTATAAATTGATTATCAGGGTTTTGAAATACAATTCCAATATTATCGCGAACTTTATATAAGTTTTCTAAAGTTAATTCAACTCCATTAACAATAATTGTTCCTTTTAATTTTTCCAATAATCCAATAATTAGTTTTGCTATTGTACTTTTACCACTACCGTTATGACCCAATATAGCAACATATTCCCCTTCAAATATATCAAAACTTATATTATTTATCGTTCTTATACCCTCTCTATATTCAAATGATAAATTTTTTATCTCAATGATCTTTTTCATCTCTTCACCACCTATCCTGTTTTTTATAATTCTATATTCAATGAATATTTTAGTCAAGTAAAAGAAAAAGACCCTAGGGTCTTTAAGTTATTAAATTAATGTTATGATTGCCATTGGGGCATTGTCACCTTTACGATTGTAAGTTTTTAAGATACGTGTGTATCCTCCTTTTACATCTTTATATTTAGGTGCTACATCATCAAATAATTTTTGTACAGCAGTTTTTCCTGTTGATTCATCAATTACATTATGTAATACAGCAGCAGCTTGACGTCTTGCATGTAAGTCGCCACGTTTACCTAAAGTAATTAATTCTTCAACAACAGAACGAACTTCTTTAGCTCTAGTTTCTGTTGTTTCTAATTTACCATACATAATTACTTCTGTTGCTAGAGAACGTAACATTGATTTTCTAATGTCAGAAGTACGTCCTAATTTTCTATTTTTAGCCATGAGATTAGTGCTCCTTCCTTCGTATTTGCGAATTAATCAATAGGTTTAAACCCTAACCCTAATTCGACTAATTTTTCTTTTACTTCTTTTAATGATTTCTTACCTAAATTTCTTACTTTGATCATATCATCTTCAGACTTAGCGGCAAGATCTTGAACAGTTTGAATACCTGCTCTTTTTAAACAATTGTATGAACGTACAGATAGATCTAATTCTTCAATTGTCATATCTAATACTTTATTACTTGTATCATTTTGAGCTTCAGACATAACCTCCATATTGACTGCCATATCTGTTAACTCTACAAACATATTTAAATGTTCCACCAAAATCTTAGCAGCTAGTGAAATAGCTTCATAAGGTTTTAATGCACCATTAGTTTCTATTTCTAATGTTAGTTGATCGTATTTTGCACTTTCACCAACTCTTGTTGGTTCAACAGCATAAGATACACGTTCAACTGGTGAAAAAATTGAATCCGTTGGAATAATACCAATTGTATTAATATCTTTCTTATTTTGATCAGCGCTTATATATCCGCGATCTTTTTTTGCATATAATTCCATGTATAAGTGAGCACCTTGAGCAACATGAGCTATTACTAAATCATTTGAGATCATTGTTACTTCAGAAGGGCATTGAATATCAGCACCTGTTACAGTAGCAGGTCCCTCAACATCAATAATCATTGTTGCCGATTCATCACTATCTACATCAAAAACTAACTTTTTAAGATTTAAGATAATTGATGTAACATCTTCGACAACACCATCAACTGCAGAAAATTCATGAATTGCTCCTTGAACTTTAATTGCATAAACAGCAGATCCAGGTAAAGAAGATAAAAGAACTCGACGAAGTGAATTCCCTAATGTTGTTCCAAAACCTCTTTCTAGAGGCTCAATAACAAATTTACCATAATTATCTGTTTCATCATAATTAGCTATATTAAAATTTGCCTTTTCAAACTTTTGCATTTTTTCCCTCCTCACTAGGAATTATTATTTTTTTGATCATACAATAATTATCCACGAGGACGTTTTGGTGGACGACATCCATTATGTGGAATTGGTGTAACATCGTTAATTGAAGTTACTTCTAATCCAGCAGCTTGTAAAGCTCTCACTGCTGCTTCACGTCCTGGCCCAGGACCTTTTACACATACTTCTACAGATTTTACTCCATGATCCATAGATGCTTTTGCAGCTGCTTCAGAAGCCATTTGAGCTGCAAATGGAGTAGATTTTCTAGAACCTTTGAATCCTAATGCTCCTGCACTTGACCATGTTAATACATTACCATGTTCATCAGTAATAGTTACAATAGTATTATTGAAAGTTGAATGAACATGTGCTACACCTTTTGCAATATTTTTCTTTACACGTTTTTTTCCGCGTACTTGTTTTACTTTTGCCATTTCTAGTTCAACCTCCTATCCTATTTTTTCTTTCCTGCTATTGGCTTTGCTTTTCCTTTACGAGTACGAGCATTTGTTTTAGTTTTTTGACCACGTACAGGAAGGCCTTTACGGTGACGAATTCCTCTATAACTTCCGATTTCCATTAAACGTTTAATATTTAATGCTACTTCACGACGAAGATCACCTTCAACTTTAATTGATTCTACTTCTTTTCTAATTTTACCAATTTCATCTTCAGTTAAATCTTTAACTCTAGTATTTTCATTTATACCAACTTTAGCTAAAATTTCTTGTGCTGTTGGTTTACCAATACCATAGATATAAGTTAATGAGATAACCACACGTTTATCACGTGGGATATCAACTCCAGCAATACGAGCCATTTTATTTCCTCCTAATTAACTACTAATTAACCTTGTCTTTGTTTGTGTTTAGGGTTTTCGCAAATAACCATTACGCGCCCTTTTCTTTTGATTACTCTGCATTTATCACAGATTGGTTTTACAGATGGTCTTACTTTCATCTTGTCTACCTCCTCCTGGAAGATTTAAGTTTTATTTATGTCTAAATGTAATTCGCCCACGTGTTAAATCATATGGAGAAATTTCTACCGTAACCCTGTCCCCCGGTAAAATGCGAATGTAATGCATACGGATTTTACCAGAAACGTGAGCAAGGATTTCTACTCCATTTTCTAACGCTACTTTAAACATTGCATTTGGTAATGTTTCAAGTACCGTTGCTTCTACTTCAAGAACGTCATCTTTCTTTGCCATAGATCTCAACTCCCTTTTATTAAAGTTTTGTCAAAATTTCATACCCATTATCAGTAATAACGATTGTATGTTCATAATGTGCCGCTAAAGAACGGTCTTTTGTTACAACAGTCCAATTATCTTGTAACACTTCTGTTTCACATCCACCTAAATGAGCCATTGGCTCAATTGCAAGTGTCATCCCTGCTTTTAATCGTGGGCCACGTCCTGCCTTTCCATAATTTGGAACAGGTGGATCTTCATGAACTTCACTACCAATTCCATGTCCAGTATAATCTAGAGGAGTAGTGCATCCATGTTCTTCAAGATAAACATATATTGCATGAGAAATATCTGATAAACGATTTCCAGGTTTTACCTGTTTTAATCCAGCATATAGAGAACCTTCACATACTTCCATTAGATGTTTTGCTTTATCACTTATTTTTCCAACTGCATAAGTCCATGCGCTATCGCCATGATATCCTTTGTAGCAAGCTCCTACATCTACTGAAATAATATCTCCTTCTTTTAAAACTTGATTACTCGGTATTCCATGGACAACTACTTCATTTACCGAAGTACAAACACTATTTGGAAATCCATATAAATGAAGGAATGAAGGAGTTGCATTATTGTCACGAATCACTTTTTCACAAATTTCATCTATTTGCTTAGTTGTGATTCCAGGTACAATAACTTCTTTAAGTTTTTCATGTACTAATGCAACAATTCTTCCTGCTTCAGCCATCAATTCAATTTCTCTATGATCTTTAGTAACAATCATTATTTAACCCCCAGGCTAGCTTTGATATCCTTAAAGACGTCTTCCATAGATTGATCACCATTAATATTAGTGATTTGACCTTTCATTGTATAATAATCAATTAATGGTCTAGTTTGTTTTTCATAAGTATCAAGTCTAACCTTTACAGCTTCTTCACTTTCATCAGGTCTTTGATACAACTCACCACCACAAGCATCACAAACTCCTTCAACTTTTGGTGGATTATATTCAATGTGGAAGCTTGCTCCACATTCTTTACAAGTTCTTCTGCCAGAAAGTCTTGGAACTAAACGATCAAGTTCGATATCTAGATTAATAACTGCATCAATATTAAATTTAAATTCTTTTGCAATACTTTCTAGTTCTCTGGCTTGAATTATTGTACGAGGGAACCCATCAAGAACAAATCCATTTGGAAATTCATTTTCTTGTAAGTACTCTCTTACCATTTGAATAGTATAATCATCAGGAACAAGGTGTCCAAATTGCATAAAATATTTTGCAATAACACCATATTTTGTTTGTTCTTTAAGTGCTTTTCTAAAAATATCACCTGTAGAAATATGAGTAAGTCCATACTCTTTGACTAAATTTGCAGCTTGAGTACCTTTACCAGCTCCAGGTGGACCCATTAGGATAATATTCATGTATACGCGCCCTCTTTCTTATACTATCTTCTAATATAACCGTGATATTCTTTTCTAGTTATATGTGTTTTAATTTGTCTTACTGTTTCTAACGCTACTCCTGTTACGATAATTAATCCGGTACCACCAAGTGATAATGATGCATTAGCAGTTTGTGACCAGATAATAGGTGTAATAATTGGAATAGCTGCAATAATACATAATGATAATGAACCAACAACTGTGATTCTATTTAAAACTTTTTTAATATATGCTTTTGTATCTTCACCAGTTCTAACACCTGGTATAGAACCACCATTTTTCTTTAAATCATCACTAATTTTTTCTGCATCAATTTGTAAATTTGAATAGAAAAATGTAAATCCAATAATCATTAAAATGTATAATACAAATCCCACTGGTTCTTGATAATTGAAAATTGTATTAATCCAATTTGTAACATCACTAGTTTCCATAAAGCTAACAATTGTTCTAGGTGCTGCTAATACAGAAGAAGCAAAAATTACAGGAATAACACCTGAACTATTAATTTTAATAGGCATATGTGTTTGATCCTTTGTTCTCATTGTTGTATTAGAACTTGTTGCATAAATTATTGGTATCTTTCTTACTGCACCTTCATTAAATACAACGAAAATTACAATTGATAGATATACAATCACAAATAATGCATACCAACCAATTCCTAACCACATATCAATAGCTTTACCACTAGTATCAACTAAATTATTAAATGTTGTAATAAAACTTGTAGGTAAGTTAGATACAATACCTGTAAAGATTAATAATGAAACTCCATTACCTATACCTTTATTTGTTATTTGATCCCCTAACCATACAGCTAACATACTTCCGGCTATCATAATAATGACAACATAGATATATGTCCAAATACTTGGTTCAGATAAAATATTATATCCAGTATCAAAAGCGTATGTTAATACGCCACCTTGTAATGCTGCTAAAAATAAAGTTACATATCGCGTAACACGATCTTTTTTCTTTTTCCCTGTATTTCCTTCTTTACGCCATTGACTCAAAACAGGAATTACATCCATAGATAAAAGTTCAATAATAATCGAAGAAGTGATATAAGGTGATACCCCAAGAGAGAACAAAGAAAATCTTTCTAAAGTTCCCCCACCAATTAAATTCATAATCCCAAAAATTCCATTAGTTGCATCACTAGCGCTCAATGCACCAGTGTTGACACTAGGAATAGTAATTGCAGCACCTAAACGGTATACAAATAATATTCCTAGCGTAAAAATTACTTTTTGGCGAAGTTCACCCTTTTTGAAAACATTTTTCAAAAACGTAAACATCTTAAATCACCTCAGTTTTTCCACCAGCAGCTTCAATTGAGGCAACAGCCGATTTAGAAAATTTATGTGCTTTAACTGTAATTGCTTTTTCTAATTTACCATTACCAAGTACTTTTACACCATTTAATTCTTTTTTAATAATTCCAGCTTCTTTTAATGTCTTTGGACAAACCACTGTACCTTCTTCAAATGAATTCAATTGTTCTAAATTAACAATTGCATATTCTACTCTATTAAAGTTTGTAAATCCACGTTTTGGTAAACGCATAAATAATGGAGTTTGTCCACCTTCAAATCCTGGTTTCTTTCCACCACCAGATCTTGCACCTTGTCCTTTTTGACCTCTACCAGCAGTTTTACCAGTACCAGAACTTGTACCTCTACCAACACGTTTTCTTGCTTTACGTGCACCTTCAGTGTATTGTAATTCGTGTAGTTTCATCAGTTACACCTCCCTATTTTTCTTCTACTTTAACTAGGTGTTCAACAACTTTAATCATACCTTGAATAAATTCGTTGTTTTCTTTTTCTACAGTTTTATTTAATTTTGTTAAACCTAACGCTTTAAGAGTAGCCCTTTGTTTTGGTAAACGACCAATTGGACTTTTAACAAGCGTAATCATAACTGTTTTTGCCATTCTTTACGCCCTCCTATCCAAAAATTTCTTCAACTTTTTTATCTCTTAATTCAGCAACTTGGTTTACAGTTTTTAATGAAGCTAACCCTTCCATTGTAGCTCTAACCATATTAATTGGTGTTCTAGAACCTAATGATTTAGATAAAATATCAGTATATCCTGCTAATTCTACAACAGCACGAACTGGTCCCCCAGCAATAATTCCAGTACCTTGAGAAGCAGGTCTAATAAATACTCTACCTGATCCATAAATACCAGTTATATCATGAGGAATTGTTCCATGAATTAAAGGAACATTAATGATATTTCTTTTAGCATTTTCAGAAGCTTTTCTAATTGCATCAGGTACTTCATTTGCTTTACCAGTACCAAAACCAACTCTACCTTTTCTATCTCCGATTACAACTAACGCAGCAAAACGGAATTTACGTCCACCTTTAACTACTTTAGTTACACGGTTAATAGTAACAACACGTTCTTCAAATTCTTTTTCTTCTCTTCTAGTTCCATTGTTTCTTTGACCTTTTTTAGGTCCGTTGTTTCTTGGTCCATTGTTTCTTGGTTTACGTTGTTCCATATTGACCTCCCTCTAGAATTCTAATCCAGCCTCTCTAGCAGCTTCAGCTAGGGCTTTTACACGACCATGATAAACATATCCACCACGATCAAATACTACTTTTTTAATATTTTTTGCAAGTGCTGCTTCAGCAACAGCTTTACCTACTGCAGTTGCAGCTGCGATATTAGAACCGTTTTCTAATTTCATATTAACACTTGATGCACTAGCTAAAGTTACGCCATTTACATCATCTATGACTTGTGCATGAATATGAGCATTTGAACGGAACACGTTTAATCTTGGACATTCAGGAGTTCCACTAATTTTAGCACGAACTCTAGCATGTCTTTTTAAACGAACATCATTACGAGATTGTAATTTTGACATCTTATTTTGCTCCTTTCAAAACTACTTCTTACCAGCAGTTTTTCCTTCTTTTCTGATGATTCTTTCATCAACATATTTAATTCCTTTACCTTTATAAGGTTCAGGTTTTCTTACTTCTCTAATTTGAGCAGCAACTTGTCCAACACGTTCTTTTGAGATTCCAGAAACAACAATTTTAGTATTTGATGGAGTTTCAATAGTAACTCCTTCTTCTCCTTCGATTTCAACTGGATGAGAATATCCAATATTTAATACTAACGTATTCCCTTTCATTTGTCCACGATATCCAATACCAACAATTTCTAATTCTTTCTTGAATCCAACGTGTACACCTTCAATCATGTTTGCAAGTAATGCTCTTGTTGTACCATGTAATTGTTTATGAGTTTTTTGTTCAGTACTTC
Coding sequences:
- the rpsK gene encoding 30S ribosomal protein S11; the encoded protein is MAKVKQVRGKKRVKKNIAKGVAHVHSTFNNTIVTITDEHGNVLTWSSAGALGFKGSRKSTPFAAQMASEAAAKASMDHGVKSVEVCVKGPGPGREAAVRALQAAGLEVTSINDVTPIPHNGCRPPKRPRG
- a CDS encoding adenylate kinase — its product is MNIILMGPPGAGKGTQAANLVKEYGLTHISTGDIFRKALKEQTKYGVIAKYFMQFGHLVPDDYTIQMVREYLQENEFPNGFVLDGFPRTIIQARELESIAKEFKFNIDAVINLDIELDRLVPRLSGRRTCKECGASFHIEYNPPKVEGVCDACGGELYQRPDESEEAVKVRLDTYEKQTRPLIDYYTMKGQITNINGDQSMEDVFKDIKASLGVK
- a CDS encoding energy-coupling factor transporter ATPase; its protein translation is MSITFKEVEHIYSESTPFAYHALKGVNLDIKNGSFTAVIGQTGSGKSTLIQHINALLLPSSGNIEIDDYVITSANKPSGLKMLRKKAGLVFQFPEYQLFEETIEKDIIFGPINFGISEDEAKQISKKVINIVGLDETYLDKSPFDLSGGQKRRVAIAGILAMDPDILILDEPTAGLDPQGANEMMNLFKKINKSGKTIILVTHDMNHVLQYCDEVVVMNHGKVERHDSVANIFKDSEYLNELGIDLPIITDFILKLNKGGFNINSSIKDIDELINVIGGELNG
- a CDS encoding DNA-directed RNA polymerase subunit alpha; translated protein: MQKFEKANFNIANYDETDNYGKFVIEPLERGFGTTLGNSLRRVLLSSLPGSAVYAIKVQGAIHEFSAVDGVVEDVTSIILNLKKLVFDVDSDESATMIIDVEGPATVTGADIQCPSEVTMISNDLVIAHVAQGAHLYMELYAKKDRGYISADQNKKDINTIGIIPTDSIFSPVERVSYAVEPTRVGESAKYDQLTLEIETNGALKPYEAISLAAKILVEHLNMFVELTDMAVNMEVMSEAQNDTSNKVLDMTIEELDLSVRSYNCLKRAGIQTVQDLAAKSEDDMIKVRNLGKKSLKEVKEKLVELGLGFKPID
- a CDS encoding energy-coupling factor transporter ATPase, translated to MKKIIEIKNLSFEYREGIRTINNISFDIFEGEYVAILGHNGSGKSTIAKLIIGLLEKLKGTIIVNGVELTLENLYKVRDNIGIVFQNPDNQFIGATVRDDIAFGLENNCVPQNQMDEIINNYASKVDMQDFLDHEPIKLSGGQKQRVAIAGILAMNPKIIILDEATSMLDPIGKREINNLVRKLNKEKTMTIISITHDIEEAKNADRIIVMNNGKVMAIGKPQEILSDEKILIKYELDIPFALKVANSLRKLNIETSRTLDMEELVKELCQLHSKK
- the rplQ gene encoding 50S ribosomal protein L17, whose amino-acid sequence is MAKNRKLGRTSDIRKSMLRSLATEVIMYGKLETTETRAKEVRSVVEELITLGKRGDLHARRQAAAVLHNVIDESTGKTAVQKLFDDVAPKYKDVKGGYTRILKTYNRKGDNAPMAIITLI
- the secY gene encoding preprotein translocase subunit SecY produces the protein MFTFLKNVFKKGELRQKVIFTLGILFVYRLGAAITIPSVNTGALSASDATNGIFGIMNLIGGGTLERFSLFSLGVSPYITSSIIIELLSMDVIPVLSQWRKEGNTGKKKKDRVTRYVTLFLAALQGGVLTYAFDTGYNILSEPSIWTYIYVVIIMIAGSMLAVWLGDQITNKGIGNGVSLLIFTGIVSNLPTSFITTFNNLVDTSGKAIDMWLGIGWYALFVIVYLSIVIFVVFNEGAVRKIPIIYATSSNTTMRTKDQTHMPIKINSSGVIPVIFASSVLAAPRTIVSFMETSDVTNWINTIFNYQEPVGFVLYILMIIGFTFFYSNLQIDAEKISDDLKKNGGSIPGVRTGEDTKAYIKKVLNRITVVGSLSLCIIAAIPIITPIIWSQTANASLSLGGTGLIIVTGVALETVRQIKTHITRKEYHGYIRR
- the rpsM gene encoding 30S ribosomal protein S13, whose product is MARIAGVDIPRDKRVVISLTYIYGIGKPTAQEILAKVGINENTRVKDLTEDEIGKIRKEVESIKVEGDLRREVALNIKRLMEIGSYRGIRHRKGLPVRGQKTKTNARTRKGKAKPIAGKKK
- a CDS encoding energy-coupling factor transporter transmembrane component T family protein, with protein sequence MDNITFGKYIPINSTIHQLDPRLKILALLIFLIAIFFDAGSIGYAIMAIFTIGTTIISNINLKHILKAVKPMLFMMLFLMIFNIFLIKTGELLVSLGFIKIYSDALLQSAYIFIRLVLIITMTTILTSSTKPLDLTLAIEALLNPLKKIGFPSHELAMMISIALRFIPDLLDEAKRIMKAQASRGVDFSEGKLTDKIKAIISLIIPLFISAFQRAEDLANAMESRNYNPEAKRTRYKTLKWRRTDTLAFIITAIVSGCVITLSFIL
- the infA gene encoding translation initiation factor IF-1 translates to MAKKDDVLEVEATVLETLPNAMFKVALENGVEILAHVSGKIRMHYIRILPGDRVTVEISPYDLTRGRITFRHK
- the truA gene encoding tRNA pseudouridine(38-40) synthase TruA — its product is MVRVKCIVSYDGSKFYGFQIQNKLRTVQGEIQKALKKICEEEVTIHASGRTDAKVHGNKQVFHFDTLRQMPEKQWKRAINHFLPNDIYILDSLFVSEDFHSRYSATKKEYRYLLSTKEYSPFETNYIYQYGRPLDLELMKDAANIFIGEHDFASFCSYDQYGNTIRELYKILIEDNNGIITFTIVGNGFRRYMVRHIVGGLIQVGAKRITKKRLQEFLDSKGKEKCLFKAKPQGLYLYEVFYD
- the rpmJ gene encoding 50S ribosomal protein L36 — translated: MKVRPSVKPICDKCRVIKRKGRVMVICENPKHKQRQG
- the map gene encoding type I methionyl aminopeptidase, with protein sequence MIVTKDHREIELMAEAGRIVALVHEKLKEVIVPGITTKQIDEICEKVIRDNNATPSFLHLYGFPNSVCTSVNEVVVHGIPSNQVLKEGDIISVDVGACYKGYHGDSAWTYAVGKISDKAKHLMEVCEGSLYAGLKQVKPGNRLSDISHAIYVYLEEHGCTTPLDYTGHGIGSEVHEDPPVPNYGKAGRGPRLKAGMTLAIEPMAHLGGCETEVLQDNWTVVTKDRSLAAHYEHTIVITDNGYEILTKL